The genomic window CGCCGAGGTGGTAGCCCGCCTCCGTGATGGTGAGCGTGACGATCGCCGTCGCGGGGTGCGCCACCAGTTCGACGAACCGTGCGAGGTCGCTCGCGGGCCGGGCCTCGGCGATGCTGTCGACGAACGCGTACCGGTCGCCGTCGCCGCCCCGCTCGATGAGGGTGTAGACGCCGCCCTGGGCCTCCAGCTGATCGGCGACCCGCGGACTGCGGCCGGTGAATCCGGCGATCCCCCAGTCGGCGGCGTCGCCCGCACGCGAGGTGTGCCACGCCTGGTGCGTGCGGTGGAAGGCGCCGATGCCGAGGTGGACGATACGCACCGGCGCCGCAGGGCGGGCCAGCCCAGCGGCGACGAGCAGGTCGCGGTGCAGGCGGGGGAGGGGATCGGGCGTCATGACGTCGCCTCCGCAGCCACCGGCATCCGGTCGGGCCATCCGACGCGCTCTCGCAGCCATTCCGCTTGGCGCACCCAGTGCGCGCCCTCGCCGCCCTCGTGGCCGTTCCACGGATACGCGACGACCTCGGCGCCGGCCGCCCAGTGATTCGCGGCCGCGAAGACGCCGGAGGGCGGCGCGATGGTGTCCATCAGGCCGGCGCCGAAGAGCGCGGGAGCAGTCGCACGCCGAGCGAAGGCCACGCCGTCGAAGTGCGACAGCGTGTGGAACACCCGAGCGGCCGATTCGCGGTGCACCGAGAGGTACCGCGTGAGCTCGGCGTGCGGCTCGGCGTCGGTGAGCCCGACCACGCGGGGAAGGTCGCACAGGATCGGCGCCGAGGGGAGCGCGCCGGCGAGTCCGTCGGACAGGCCCGCGGCCGCGATCGCGATCGCTCCGCCCTGGCTGTTGCCGGTGACCGCGATGCGCTCGGGGTCGATCTCTGCCATCTCGCGCAGGGCGTCGACGGCGCGCACCGCGTCCGTGAACACGCGCCGGTAGTAGTACTCGCGCGGGTCGGCGATGCCGCGCGTGAGGAATCCCGCCGTCGCGGGCCCGGCCCCGTGCGGATCGGGCGTCTGCCCGCCGGTCCCCCAGGTCGCACCCTGGCCTCGCGTGTCGACGATGAGCTGCGCGAAACCCGCCGCCGGCCAGTGCAGCCGCTCGTGGGCGAGCCCACGACCCCGGCCGTAGCCGACGAACTCCGCGACCGCGGGGAGCGGCCTCCGGGCGTGTGCGGGAAGGACCAGCCACGCGCGCACAGGCTCCCCTCCGAATCCCGGGAAGACGACATCCTCGACGGTGACGAGATCGAGCGGCGACGGGGCCGGAGAGCGACGGATGCCGCGTCCGGCGGCTCGCGACGTCGCGAGCGTCTCGCGCCAGAAATCGTCGAATCCGGAGGGCTCGGAGACCTCCGGGCGGTAGGCCCGCAACTGCGGTTCGGGCAAGTCGAAGTGCGCCATCGGCGGGGTTTCTCCCTTCATCGCGAGACGCGCCCGACTCGGCGGCGCCTGTCCGGCAACGCCAAATGAAAACGTTGACATTGCCTTCCCCAAAGGCTACCGTCATCGTGTATCGAACGGGAAGTCGAAACTTTCTGAACGAATCAGGCCCCCTCCGAGGATGCCGACCACCCGCAAAGGAGCGCAGTGTCCGTCAACAGCAACGTCGTCATCGCCGACGCGATCGAGCTGCGCGAAGAGGCCGAGGACGAGCGGCAGAACGCCGGTCGCGGCGGGCGCTCCCGCCCGCCCAAGCAGCGAACGACATGGCGGAGAGCCCTCAGGAAGGACTGGCGGCTCTACTCGCTGCTGGTGCTGCCGATCCTCTTCCTGCTGATCTTCCGGTACGTGCCCATGGCGGGCAACATCATCGCCTTCCGCCGGTTCCGTCCGGGCGGCAGCATGTTCGGCGACGAGTGGGTGGGGCTCCGCTATGTCGAGCTCTTCATCAACGACCCGACCTTCTGGCGGGCGTTCTGGAACACCGCGATCCTCGGCGGTCTCACCCTCGCGATCGTGTTCCCGCTGCCGATCGTCCTCGCGCTCATGTTCAACGAGCTGCGGTCGCACCGCTTCAAGCGGGTCGCGCAGTCGATCTCCTACCTCCCGCACTTCATGTCGATCGTCATCGTCGCGGGCATGGTGCTCCAGCTCACGGCCCTGCGGGGATCCATCAACCAGGGGATCGAGTTCTTCGGCGGTGAGGCGATCCCGTTCATGCAGCTGCCGGAATGGTTCCGCACGATCTACGTCAGCTCCGAGATCTGGCAGACGGTGGGCTGGGGCACCATCCTCTATCTCGCGGCGCTCACGACCATCGACCCGCAGCTCTACGAAGCCGCCCGCATCGACGGCGCGAGCCGCTGGCGGCAGATCTGGCATGTGACCCTGCCCGGCATCCGGTCCACCATGATCGTGCTGCTCATCCTCAACATCGGCACGTTCATGGCCGTCGGGTTCGAGAAGGTGCTGCTGCTGTACAACCCCCTGCTGTACCCGACCGCCGACGTCATATCCACGTACCTCTATCGGGTGGGCATCATCTCCAGCAACTTCTCCTACGCCACGGCGATCGGGCTCTTCGAGGCGCTGATCGGCCTGACCCTGATCCTGACCGCGAACGCGATCTCGCGTCGAACCGTGGGGACGAGCCTGTGGTGACCTCCAGCATCCGTACGCCGGTGCGCCGCCGAGCCGACCGCATCTTCCGGCCGTCGACCCACGGCGGCATCAAGGACTCCCGCAGCTACACGGTGTTCCGGGTGGTCAACGGCGTCCTCATCGTGGCGATCTGCTTCATCACGCTGTACCCGTTCCTCAATGTCGTCGCGCAGGCGTTCAGCTCCGAGGCGTACATCAATTCGGGCCAGGTGAACCTGATCCCGATGGGGTTCAACGTCACGACGTTCGGCTACGTGATGAGCGACCCCCTCTTCTGGCGCAACTACGGCAACACCGTGGTCTACACGGTCGTCGCGACGGCGATCGCGATGGTGCTCACGACGTCGTTCGCGTACGCGCTGTCGAAGAAGCACCTGAAGGGGCGCGCCGTCTTCATCGGGATCGCCGTCTTCACCATGTTCTTCAACGGCGGGCTCATCCCCAACTACATCCTGATCAACACCCTGGGGTTCAAGAACACGATCTGGGCGATCGTCCTCCCCAACGCGATCAGCATCTTCAACCTGCTGGTGATGAAGGCGTTCTTCGAGGGCTTTCCCGAGGACCTCGAAGAGGCAGCCGCGATCGACGGGCTCACGACCTACGGCATCCTGCTGCGGATCGTGCTGCCGCTCAGCAAGGCGGTGATCGCGACGATGGTGCTCTTCTACGCCGTCTCGTTCTGGAACTCGTGGTTCTCGGCGTTCCTCTACATGGATCGATCCGACCTGTATCCGGTCACGGTGTATCTGCGCAATCTGCTCGCTGCGGCAACCGGCGGTGAGTCCCTGGGCGCGGGGATGGGCTCGGGCGAGTCGGCGCAGGTCGCCTCGAACGTCAAAGCCGTGACGATGCTCCTCACCGTGCTGCCCATCGTCTGCCTCTACCCGTTCATCCAGAAGTACTTCGTCTCCGGGGTCATGCTCGGCTCCGTCAAGCAGTGACCCGGGACCCATCCCGGACCCCCCAAGAAAGGAACCCCGATGACACAGCACATACGACCGAAGGGACGCGCGCGACGCGGCGCGACGCTCGCCGGTGCACTGCTCACCGCCGCCGCGCTGGCGCTGAGCGGCTGCAGCGCGCCGGACGACGGCGGAGCCGCCGAAGGCGCAGATTTCGACTTCGCGGGCAAGGATGTCGGAGCCATGGAGGACTACGGCGTCGGCGACACCTTCACGGCGACCGAGCCCGTCGAGTTCGGACTGTTCTACCGGGACCACCCCAATTACCCGATCGATGAGAACTGGCTCATCTTCGAGGAACTGGCGGCGAACCAGAACGTCACGTTCGACGTCGTCAGCGCGCCGCTGTCGGAATGGGACCAGCGCAAGTCACTCGTCATCGGCGCCGGAGACGCTCCCGACATCATCTCCGTGACGTATCCCGGCCAGGAGGTCTCGTTCGTCGCAGGCGGCGCCATCCTCCCCGCGAGCGACTTCGTCCAGTACATGCCGAACTTCATGGACAAAGTGGAGAAGTGGGACATGGAGGACGACCTCGGCCAGCTCCGCCAGGAGGACGGCAAGTACTACCTGTTCCCCGGCTTCCGTGAAGAGCCGCGCCCCGAGTACTCCTTCGCGGTGCGCACCGACATCTGGGAGGAGCTGGGCCTCAGCCTCGAGCCGGCGAGCTTCGACGAGTTCGCAGATCAGCTCCGCACCGTCAAGGAGGCCTACCCCGACCTGTACCCGATGACCGACCGGTGGTCGGCCAACGGGCCGATCGAGGGCACGCTCGGCTTCGTGGCCCCGAACTTCGGCACGACCGCCGGGTGGGGCTACGGTCAGGGCGTGTGGTGGAACGGCGACGAGTTCGAGTACACCGGCGCGTCGGACGGCTACCGCGACCTGGTCGAGTACTACGCCTCGCTCGTCGAGGAGGGTCTCCTCGACCCCGAGGCCATCACGCAGGACGACGACCAGGCGCTGCAGAAGTTCGCGTCGGGTCAGGCCATGGCGATGGGCACCAACGACCAGGAGATCGTGCGCTACCGCTCGACGATCGAGGAGCTCGGAACGGATGCCGAAATCGGCATGATCCGAGTGCCGGCGGGTCCTGCCGGTGACAACTTCCAGTACGGTCAGCGTCTCGTGAGCGGATTCATGCTCTCGTCGGAGGTCGCCGAGTCCGAGAACTTCCTCGCTCTCCTGCAGTTCCTCGACTGGCTCTACTACTCCGACGAGGGTCTCGAGTTCGCCAAGTGGGGCGTCGAGGGCGTCACCTACGACAAGGAGGGTGACGACACCTGGGTTCTCAACGAGAACATCACGGCGATGGGGCTGAACCCCGGCGCACCCGAGAACCTGCAGGCGGACTACGGCTTCTCCAACGGCGTGTTCACGCTCGTCCACGGGTCGACCCTCGCTCTCGACCGCTCGATGCTCCGTCCCGAGGCGCTCGAGTTCGTCGAGTCGATGTCGACCAAGACGGTCCTCGAGCTGCCGCCGCCCGCACCGCTGGATGAGATCGAGCGCGAGCAGGTGTCGCTGTACCAGTCGGCGCTCAAGGACCACGTCTGGCAGAACACCTCGTCCTTCATCCTGGGTCAGCGGTCGATGGACGAATGGGACGACTACGTCGCGGAGCTCGAGGGGATGAACATGACGGCATACCTCGACATCGTCAACGCCGCTCAGAAGCGGTACGCCGAGAACAACTGACCTCGGCGGGTGCGGCCCCGCGTCCTCCTCCGGACGCGGGGCCGTTCCTGCGAGTGATGCCGTCGCCCGGCGATCCTCTCCCTGCTGTCCGCCCGCCGATCCGCCACCAGGAGCAGAGCACGATGACTCTTCCAGCCATGAGCAAGTTTCCCTATGGAGGCGACTACAACCCCGAGCAATGGAGCGAGGAGGTGTGGGACGACGACCACCGCGCGTTCGACCTCGCGGGCATCGACCTGCTGACCGTCGGGGTGTTCTCCTGGTCGCTCTCGCAGCCGGATGAGGAGACCTACGACTTCTCGGTGCTGGACCGCATCATCGATCGGGCCCACGCCGAGGGGCGGAAGGTGTGCCTGGCCACGGGCACCGCCGCAGTGCCGCCGTGGCTCGCGACCGCGTACCCCGATGTGTGCCGCGTCGACTTCGAGGGGCGCCGCCACGTCTACGGCGTGCGGCACAACGCCTGCACGAGCTCGCCGAATTACCGCCGGCTCGCCACGGCGATGGCGGGCCGGATCGCCGAGAGGTACGCCGGTCATCCCGCGGTCGTGGCGTGGCACATCAACAACGAGTACGGCGGGCTGTGCTACTGCGGATCGTGCGCGGCGGAGTTCCGCCTCTGGCTGCGCGACCGGTACGGATCGCTCGACCGCCTCAACGACGCGTGGAACGCCGACTTCTGGTCGCACCGGTTCACGGACTGGGGTCAGATCGTGCCGCCGAACATCCTGTCCGAGCACTGGAAGAGCCCGGACCACACGGCGTTCCAGGGGATCACGCTGGACTATCACCGGTTCAACACCGACAACATCCTGCGCTCCTTCCGCGAGGAGAAGGCGGCGATCCGCGAGCACTCGGATCTTCCTGCCACCACCAACATGATGGCGATATACCGTCACCTCGACTACCACCGGTGGGCGGACGACCTGGACTTCGCCTCGTGGGACAACTACCCCACCGACGGGTCGCCGGTCTCGCGTCAGGCGCTCAGCCACGCGCTCATGCGCGGGATCAAGGGCGGCCAGCCGTTCTGGCTCATGGAGCAGACGCCGACCATGACGTCCACGCGCGACTACAACCCCGTCAAGCGGCCGGGCCAGATGAGGCTCTGGTCGTGGCAGGCCGTGGCCCACGGCTCGGACTCGGTGCTGTTCTTCCAGATGCGGCACAGCAAGGGTGCGTCCGAGAAGTATCACGGCGCGGTGCTGAACCACGCGGGCCGCACCGATACCCGGGCGTTCCGCGAGGTCGCCGAGCTCGGCGCCGAGCTCGCGGCGGTCGGAGACCGGCTGCTGGGGTCGCGGACGCCGGCGCGGGTCGCCGTGCTCTTCGACTGGGACTCGTGGTGGGCCCTCGAGATCTCGGACGGCCCCAGCCGGTTCGTCAAGTACGAGAAGCAGATGGTCCAGTATCACGAGGCCCTCTGGCAGGCCGGCGCGGTGCTCGACGTCGTGCCGGTCACCGCCGACCTGTCGGGGTACGACGTCGTGGTCGCGCCCTTCCTCCACATGGTGAAGGGCGACACGGCCGCCCGGCTCGAAGCGGTCGCACGGCGCGGTGGCACGGTGGTGACCACCGTGCTCTCCGGGCGTGTGGACGAGGACGACAACGCCTTCCTCCTCGACGTTCCCGGCCCCCTCGCCCGGATCGTCGGGGTGCGGGTCGACGAGACCGATTCGCTGCCGCCGGCGCAGACGAACACCGTGGTGCTCTCGCGCCCCGGCGAGCCCGAGGTGCCCAGCGAGGCCTCCCTCGTCTTCGATCTGGTGATTCCGCAGGGTGCCGAGCCGGTCGGGTCCTACACGCAGGACTTCTACGCGGGGACCCCCGCCGTCACCCGGAACGGGATCGGCGACGGCTCGGCCTGGTACGTCGGCGCCTGCCTGGACCAGCGCGGGGTCGACTGGGTGATCCGCCACGCCCTCGCCGAGCAGGGGCTGCTCGGCGTCTTCGCCGACGTCCAGGACCTCGAACACACGACGCGCCAGATCGGCGGGCGCCGGTACGAGTTCGTGCTCAACCACAGCGGGGTCGACGTGGAGGTCCACTCCCCGTTCACCGGGACGGACATCCTTTCGGGGCGCGCCGTGACCGCCGGGGAGCCGCTGCGGCTCGCGGTGAACGGCGTCGCCGTGATCGAGGCCGGCTGATGCCGGGTGCCGCGACGCCCGGCAGGATGGATGGTGTGACCACTCCCGCGTCGTCCTCGGATCCCCGCCAGGGCGCGTTCTGGCGCGCCACGACGGTGGTGTACTGGTTCGTCGTCGTCGAGTGCTGCTTCCTGCTCGCTGCCGCCCCGGGGCTCGCCGGCGTCCTTCTGCTCGAGCGTCATCCGAGCAACATCCCGCTCTACGCGCTGTGCCTCGTGCCGCTCGGCCCCGCGTTCGCGGCAGCCGTGTCGACGATGGCGGCACGGGCGTCGGCCGACGAGACGAACGTCTGGCCCCGGTACTGGCGGGCGTACGTCCGCAACCTCGTCGACGTGCTGTGGGTCTGGATCCCCGCCCTCGCGCTCGCGACGGTGCTCGGCACCACCGTGGCGTTCGGCGCGTCGGTGGGGGTGGACCTGTTCTTCGGAGGGGCTGCGATCGTGCTGCTGGTCGCCCTCGCGCTGTGGTCGTCGCACGCCCTGGTGATCGCGTCGTTCTTCCGCTTCCGAGCGCGCGACATCGCGCGCCTCGCGCTGTACTACCTCGCCGCCAAGCCGCTGGTGACGCTCGGCGCCGCCTCGTACCTCGTGCTGGCCATCGCGCTCGTGACGTTCGGATCGGACTGGATGCTCGCGCTCGCCGCCGTCGTCTTCGCGGCTCTCGCGGGCGCGAACGCGCGTCCGATGATCGCCGACGTCAGGGCGCGGTTCACCACCGACGCGGAGTGAGGCGGGGAACGGTCAGAAGATCGTTCGCCCGGCCTCGTCGGCGATGCCGGACTTGCGCCAGAAGTACGTGTTGATCTGATCGCGCCACTCGACCGCCGAACGCAGCTGCTCCGCGAAGCGCTCCCGCCCGCGGGCGTGGAGGTCGTCCGGCAGACGGCCCTCCAGCGCGTCCCACGCCGCCACCATCTCGCGCACGCGCTCGACGCCGGCGAAGTGGGTGTCGTAGATGTGCTGGATGACCGTCCGGCCGCTGTGGAGCCGGTGGGTGTAGGGCACGTGATGGAAGAAGAGGATCAGCTCGTCGGGCACCGTGTCGAGCGACTCGTACCGGCTGGCCCACGGCTCGGCGTACTGGCCTGCGTATCCGGTGCCGCCGGCGACCGTCCGGTCGACGCCGATGCCGTCGCGATCGGCGAAGTGATAGGTGCCCCACGCGGAGTACTCGTAGCCGTCGACGTCGGGGCCGTAGTGGCGGTTCAACGGGCTCACCATGAAGCACACGCCGAGGGGAGCGGTGTACGACTCGTACGTCCGCCAGGAGTCGTCGAGGATCGAGCGGATGCCGCGGCGCGCCGTCTCATCGTGACCGAAGGTGAGCGCGATCCACTCGTCCAGGATCGTCCCGGGCTCGAGCGCCGGATCCCAGGCCAGCCGCCCGTAGGCGTACAGGTTGGCCTGCGCGAGCGGGTGGCCCGTCCAGAACGCGTCGGCCCCGACGTTGGACACCGCTGCGATCCCGCCGGCGACGATCTCGGCGAGCATGGGCCCGTCGTCGCCGGTCGGCCGGAACGCGAGGATCTCGCTCCACTGCGGGCCCAGGTAGACCGCGTGCTGCTGCTGGCCGGTGTACTCCTGGGTCACCTGCAGCTCGAGGGCCACGCGCGTGCGGGTCATGGCCGGGATGACGGGGGAGACCGGCTCCCGCACCTGGAAGTCGAGCGGACCGTACTTCACCTGGAGTACGACGTTGTCGTCGAAGCGTCCGTCGAGGGGCGCGAAGGTGTCGTAGGCGGCGCGCGCCCGGTCGGTCGTGCGGTCGCGCCAGTCCTGGCGATGGTTGTAGACGAAGGCGCGCCAGTGCACGAGGCCGCCGTGCGACGCCAGTGCACGGGCGAGCATGTTCGCGCCGTCGGCGTGGTCGCGCCCGTACGCGTAGGGTCCCGGCTGTCCCTCCGAGTCGGCTTTCACCAGGAACCCGCCGAAGTCCGGGATCCGCGCGTAGACACGGGCGGCGGCATCCGTCCACCACCGCTGCACCGCGGGCTCGAGCGGATCCGAGGTGTCCAGGTCGCCCAGGGTCAGCGGTGAGGCGAAGTTGACCGACAGGTGCGTCCGTATACCCCACGGCCGGAAGATCGCGGCAAGACGCTCGACGCTGCCGAGATCGTCGGTGAGCAGGCGCGCTTCGCGTCGCCCGACGTTGACGTTGTTGATCGTGACGCGGTTGATGCCGATCGACGCGAGGAGCCGCGCATAGCGCTCGACGCGCGAGAGGTCGTCACGCAGCATCCCCTCCCGGTAGAAGATCGAGCCGTCGGCGTAGCCGCGCTCGACCTGACCCATGTGGGGGTGGACCGCGACGTTGTCCCAATGGTCGAGCATCCGCAGCTCGTGCAGCGGTTCGTGCCGCGTCGTGCCGTCGCCGCCGCCGAGTGCGAGGTGGCGCACGTGGTGGAACCAGCCGTAGAGCGCACCGCTCGGGCCGCCGTACGCGACCACAACCCGGCCCTCCCGCACATGGTGGACGAAGCCCTCCGCGCCGAGGTCGGCGGTCGGCAGATCGCCGAGGCCGTGGGCGGCCGCGTCGCCGGCGGACAGGATCAGGATGTCGGGAGTGGAGGCGGCCTGGGTCATGCCGGCCCGCGCCGCCTCGGCGCGGACGGTGTCGAGCACGTCCCCTTCGCCAAGGACCGAGACGGTGCGGCCGCCGAGCGCCGCGAAGCGATCGTCGGGCAGCCACATCGGATGCTCGCGCAGCGAACGGCTGGGTGCGGGTGCGTCGGAAGTCATGCGTTCCTCATCGTCGGTGGTGGGGGATGGATGCCGGGGCCTCAGGTCTCACCAGTCGTGCACGGTGCCGTCGACCAGCCTCGCCGCAGGCAGGAACGCGGGTTCGTAGCTGAAGCGCTCGGCGGCGGCGTCGTCGTAGTCGACGCCCAGACCCGGGGCGTCGCCCGGGTGCAGGAAGCCGTCCGCGAAGCGGTACGACGTGCGGAAGACCTCGTGGGTGAGCTCGTGGTGCGCCATGTGCTCCTGGATGCCGAAGTTGTGGATCGCGAGACCCACATGCAGGGCGGCCGACATCCCCACCGGCGAGATGTCGGTGGGACCGTGGCTTCCCGACTTGATCTGGTACTGCCCGGCGAAGTCGAACAGCCGCTTCAGGTGCGTGATGCCGCCCGTGTGGGTGACCGAGGCGCGGACGTAGTCGATGAGCTGCTCCTGGATGAGGGTCCGGAAGTCCCATACCGAGTTCAGCACCTCGCCGATCGCGAGTGGCGTCGTCGTGTGCCGGCGCACGAGCCGGAGCGACTCCTGGTTCTCGGCGGGGGTGCAGTCCTCCAGCCAGAACAGGTCGTACGGCTCGAGCGCCCGCCCGAGCCGCGCCGCCTCGATGGGAGTGAGGCGATGGTGGACGTCGTGCAGGAGCATCACCTCGGGTCCGAACTCAGCGCGTGCCCATTCGAAGAGCTCGGGGGCGTATCGCAGGTAGCGACGCGAGTCCCACCCCTCCTCGATGTGGAGCCCCGCGCGCTTCGCCGGCTCGTAGGTGTAGCGACCGCCGCTCGCGCGTGCGGAGGCGATGCCGTACCCGCCGCCCATCCCGGGCACCGCGACCTGGAGCCGGATCGCGCGGTACCCCTCGTCGAGGCGTGCGCGGACGGAGTCGCCGAGGTCCTCCAGGTCGGCGCCCGACGCGTGGGCGTAGGCGAGGCACCCGTCGCGGGACGCTCCGCCCAGCAGTTGGTGGACCGGCATGCCCGCGAGCCTGCCCTTGATGTCCCACAGCGCCATGTCGACCGCGGCGACGGCACTCATCGTGATCGGCCCGCGGCGCCAGTACGCGGAGCGGTAGAGGAACTGCCAGGTGTCTTCGATGCGGTGCGCGTCCCGCCCGATGAGGAGCGGCACGACGTGATCGCGCAGGTACGACGCGACGGCGAGCTCGCGGCCGTTGAGCGTGGCGTCGCCGAGGCCCACCACGCCGTCGTCGGTGGTGATGCGAAGGGTGACGAAGTTGCGCGACGGACTGGTGACCAGCACTTCCGCCGATCGGATGCGCGCGACCGCCGTCATGCGAGCGACCCGGACTCCGCGACGGCAGCCGCACCGGGTGCCGTCCGGGCCGCGCCGGCCCGTCGCGGCGCGGGATAGCTCTCACGGGGCAGGGTGTAGGCCAGCTCGACCGCCGCCTCGATCGCCTCATCGAGGTCGAGCCTGTGCTCGGCGACGAGCCGGGCGAGATGCCCGGCGTCGATGCGGCGCGACAGGTCGTGCCGGGCGGGGATGGAGCAGAACGCGCGGGTGTCGTCGACGAATCCGCTCGTGTTGCGCAGGCCCGCCGTGTCTCCGATCGCCTCACGGAAACGCCGCATGGCGTCGGGCGTGTCGAGGAACCACCATGGCGCGCCCAGGCGCAGCGCGGGGTAGACGCCGGCGAGCGGGGCGAGCTCGCGCGAGTAGACCGTCTCGTCGACGGTGAAGACGATGAGCCGGAAATCCTCGTGGTGGCCGAACGCCTCGAGCACGGGGCGCAGCGCGTGCGTGAACTCGGCGGCGACCGGGACGTCGTAGCCGATGTCGTGCCCGAAGCGCTCCGCGATGCCGCGGTCGTGGTCGCGCATGACACCGGGGTGCAGCTGCATCACCAGGCCGTCCTCGGTGGCCATCTCGGCCATCCGGAACAGCATGTGGCCGGTGAACGCGGACGCGGATGCGAGATCGATTCCGCCGTCTCGTGCCGCGGCGAACAGCCTGCGCGCCACAGCGGGTTCCAGCGGCGCCATGAGAGCGGAGCGGTGACCGTGATCGGAGGCTCGTGCCCCCGCGTCCGCGAACGCCCGCCGCCGGGCGCGGAGGGCGGCGAGGTAGCCGTCGTAGTCGTGCGCGTCGATCCCGGCGCTCTCGCTGAGGGCGTCGAGCTGCCGGGTCCAGTCGCCTCGCCCGGGCTCCAGGAGCGGATCGGGGCGGAACGTGGGGATGACCCGGCCTCCCCACCCGTCCGCCGCCAGCCGCCCGTGGGCGGCGAGGTCGGAGGTGGCCGGATCGGTCGTCGCGAGCAGCTCGATGCCGAAGCGC from Microbacterium sp. ProA8 includes these protein-coding regions:
- a CDS encoding alpha-glucuronidase, with product MTSDAPAPSRSLREHPMWLPDDRFAALGGRTVSVLGEGDVLDTVRAEAARAGMTQAASTPDILILSAGDAAAHGLGDLPTADLGAEGFVHHVREGRVVVAYGGPSGALYGWFHHVRHLALGGGDGTTRHEPLHELRMLDHWDNVAVHPHMGQVERGYADGSIFYREGMLRDDLSRVERYARLLASIGINRVTINNVNVGRREARLLTDDLGSVERLAAIFRPWGIRTHLSVNFASPLTLGDLDTSDPLEPAVQRWWTDAAARVYARIPDFGGFLVKADSEGQPGPYAYGRDHADGANMLARALASHGGLVHWRAFVYNHRQDWRDRTTDRARAAYDTFAPLDGRFDDNVVLQVKYGPLDFQVREPVSPVIPAMTRTRVALELQVTQEYTGQQQHAVYLGPQWSEILAFRPTGDDGPMLAEIVAGGIAAVSNVGADAFWTGHPLAQANLYAYGRLAWDPALEPGTILDEWIALTFGHDETARRGIRSILDDSWRTYESYTAPLGVCFMVSPLNRHYGPDVDGYEYSAWGTYHFADRDGIGVDRTVAGGTGYAGQYAEPWASRYESLDTVPDELILFFHHVPYTHRLHSGRTVIQHIYDTHFAGVERVREMVAAWDALEGRLPDDLHARGRERFAEQLRSAVEWRDQINTYFWRKSGIADEAGRTIF
- a CDS encoding extracellular solute-binding protein; the protein is MTQHIRPKGRARRGATLAGALLTAAALALSGCSAPDDGGAAEGADFDFAGKDVGAMEDYGVGDTFTATEPVEFGLFYRDHPNYPIDENWLIFEELAANQNVTFDVVSAPLSEWDQRKSLVIGAGDAPDIISVTYPGQEVSFVAGGAILPASDFVQYMPNFMDKVEKWDMEDDLGQLRQEDGKYYLFPGFREEPRPEYSFAVRTDIWEELGLSLEPASFDEFADQLRTVKEAYPDLYPMTDRWSANGPIEGTLGFVAPNFGTTAGWGYGQGVWWNGDEFEYTGASDGYRDLVEYYASLVEEGLLDPEAITQDDDQALQKFASGQAMAMGTNDQEIVRYRSTIEELGTDAEIGMIRVPAGPAGDNFQYGQRLVSGFMLSSEVAESENFLALLQFLDWLYYSDEGLEFAKWGVEGVTYDKEGDDTWVLNENITAMGLNPGAPENLQADYGFSNGVFTLVHGSTLALDRSMLRPEALEFVESMSTKTVLELPPPAPLDEIEREQVSLYQSALKDHVWQNTSSFILGQRSMDEWDDYVAELEGMNMTAYLDIVNAAQKRYAENN
- a CDS encoding beta-galactosidase yields the protein MSKFPYGGDYNPEQWSEEVWDDDHRAFDLAGIDLLTVGVFSWSLSQPDEETYDFSVLDRIIDRAHAEGRKVCLATGTAAVPPWLATAYPDVCRVDFEGRRHVYGVRHNACTSSPNYRRLATAMAGRIAERYAGHPAVVAWHINNEYGGLCYCGSCAAEFRLWLRDRYGSLDRLNDAWNADFWSHRFTDWGQIVPPNILSEHWKSPDHTAFQGITLDYHRFNTDNILRSFREEKAAIREHSDLPATTNMMAIYRHLDYHRWADDLDFASWDNYPTDGSPVSRQALSHALMRGIKGGQPFWLMEQTPTMTSTRDYNPVKRPGQMRLWSWQAVAHGSDSVLFFQMRHSKGASEKYHGAVLNHAGRTDTRAFREVAELGAELAAVGDRLLGSRTPARVAVLFDWDSWWALEISDGPSRFVKYEKQMVQYHEALWQAGAVLDVVPVTADLSGYDVVVAPFLHMVKGDTAARLEAVARRGGTVVTTVLSGRVDEDDNAFLLDVPGPLARIVGVRVDETDSLPPAQTNTVVLSRPGEPEVPSEASLVFDLVIPQGAEPVGSYTQDFYAGTPAVTRNGIGDGSAWYVGACLDQRGVDWVIRHALAEQGLLGVFADVQDLEHTTRQIGGRRYEFVLNHSGVDVEVHSPFTGTDILSGRAVTAGEPLRLAVNGVAVIEAG
- a CDS encoding ABC transporter permease subunit — encoded protein: MREEAEDERQNAGRGGRSRPPKQRTTWRRALRKDWRLYSLLVLPILFLLIFRYVPMAGNIIAFRRFRPGGSMFGDEWVGLRYVELFINDPTFWRAFWNTAILGGLTLAIVFPLPIVLALMFNELRSHRFKRVAQSISYLPHFMSIVIVAGMVLQLTALRGSINQGIEFFGGEAIPFMQLPEWFRTIYVSSEIWQTVGWGTILYLAALTTIDPQLYEAARIDGASRWRQIWHVTLPGIRSTMIVLLILNIGTFMAVGFEKVLLLYNPLLYPTADVISTYLYRVGIISSNFSYATAIGLFEALIGLTLILTANAISRRTVGTSLW
- a CDS encoding DUF624 domain-containing protein — translated: MTTPASSSDPRQGAFWRATTVVYWFVVVECCFLLAAAPGLAGVLLLERHPSNIPLYALCLVPLGPAFAAAVSTMAARASADETNVWPRYWRAYVRNLVDVLWVWIPALALATVLGTTVAFGASVGVDLFFGGAAIVLLVALALWSSHALVIASFFRFRARDIARLALYYLAAKPLVTLGAASYLVLAIALVTFGSDWMLALAAVVFAALAGANARPMIADVRARFTTDAE
- a CDS encoding carbohydrate ABC transporter permease, with the translated sequence MFRPSTHGGIKDSRSYTVFRVVNGVLIVAICFITLYPFLNVVAQAFSSEAYINSGQVNLIPMGFNVTTFGYVMSDPLFWRNYGNTVVYTVVATAIAMVLTTSFAYALSKKHLKGRAVFIGIAVFTMFFNGGLIPNYILINTLGFKNTIWAIVLPNAISIFNLLVMKAFFEGFPEDLEEAAAIDGLTTYGILLRIVLPLSKAVIATMVLFYAVSFWNSWFSAFLYMDRSDLYPVTVYLRNLLAAATGGESLGAGMGSGESAQVASNVKAVTMLLTVLPIVCLYPFIQKYFVSGVMLGSVKQ
- a CDS encoding acetylxylan esterase — translated: MAHFDLPEPQLRAYRPEVSEPSGFDDFWRETLATSRAAGRGIRRSPAPSPLDLVTVEDVVFPGFGGEPVRAWLVLPAHARRPLPAVAEFVGYGRGRGLAHERLHWPAAGFAQLIVDTRGQGATWGTGGQTPDPHGAGPATAGFLTRGIADPREYYYRRVFTDAVRAVDALREMAEIDPERIAVTGNSQGGAIAIAAAGLSDGLAGALPSAPILCDLPRVVGLTDAEPHAELTRYLSVHRESAARVFHTLSHFDGVAFARRATAPALFGAGLMDTIAPPSGVFAAANHWAAGAEVVAYPWNGHEGGEGAHWVRQAEWLRERVGWPDRMPVAAEATS